In Thermococcus thioreducens, a genomic segment contains:
- a CDS encoding pyruvate/oxaloacetate carboxyltransferase gives MAMVEIIDTTFRDAHQSLIATRLTTEDMLAIAEKMDRIGFYSMEVWGGATFDVCIRYLREDPWERLRLLREHIKKTKLQMLLRGQNVVGYRHYPDDVVEKFVELAHRNGIDIFRVFDALNDVRNMEVAIRKAKEVGAEVQGSIVYTTGRIFTREYYMGKVEELLALDVDVITIKDMAALLTPEEAYSLVRDIKETYGVPVNVHTHSATGMAVATYLKAVEAGADYIDTAISPLAFGTAQPGIQTVWHALPGDKSPRLDRELVHEVSRYLKRLLDEKYSGMLHKEALMVNPYILKYQVPGGMFSNMISQLKEMKALDRLDEILEEIPRVREDLGWPPLVTPTSQIVGTQAVLNVLFGRYERITEEVKNYIRGLYGRPPAEINPELKRKVLGDEEPIRERPGKLLEPVLEKCRKELEGLGYLEKEEDVLTYCLFPQIAKEFFEARKAGRKAPKMPPSVQKFKLYVNGVEFEVGVEGVDLSALKYLPQIANASRVQVSAPSASVPVPAPAPAPAPAAPATPTPAPAGEGAVTAPMPGKILKILVKEGDQVKTGQGLLILEAMKMENEIPAPKDGVVKKILIKEGDTVDTGQTLIELE, from the coding sequence ATGGCCATGGTGGAAATAATAGACACAACCTTTAGGGACGCCCACCAGTCTCTCATAGCGACCCGGCTGACGACAGAGGACATGCTGGCGATAGCGGAGAAGATGGACAGGATCGGGTTCTACTCGATGGAGGTCTGGGGAGGGGCAACCTTCGACGTCTGCATCCGCTACCTCAGGGAAGACCCCTGGGAGAGGCTGAGGCTCCTGAGAGAGCACATCAAAAAGACGAAGCTCCAAATGCTGCTGAGGGGGCAGAACGTCGTCGGATACAGGCACTACCCGGACGACGTGGTTGAAAAGTTCGTCGAGCTCGCCCACAGGAACGGGATAGACATCTTCCGCGTCTTCGACGCTTTGAACGACGTCAGGAACATGGAGGTGGCCATAAGGAAGGCCAAGGAAGTCGGCGCCGAGGTTCAGGGCTCGATAGTCTACACCACCGGCAGGATCTTCACCAGGGAGTACTACATGGGGAAGGTCGAGGAGCTCCTTGCGCTGGACGTTGACGTGATAACCATCAAGGACATGGCGGCGCTCCTGACCCCTGAGGAGGCGTACAGCCTCGTGAGGGACATAAAGGAGACCTACGGCGTGCCCGTAAACGTCCACACCCATTCGGCAACGGGCATGGCCGTTGCGACGTACCTCAAGGCCGTTGAAGCCGGGGCCGACTACATAGACACTGCGATAAGCCCGCTCGCCTTCGGGACGGCACAGCCGGGGATACAGACAGTGTGGCACGCGCTTCCAGGGGACAAAAGCCCTCGCCTGGACAGGGAGCTCGTCCACGAGGTATCGCGCTACCTGAAGAGGCTCCTGGACGAGAAGTACTCGGGCATGCTCCACAAAGAGGCCCTGATGGTGAACCCGTACATCCTCAAGTACCAGGTTCCGGGGGGGATGTTCTCGAACATGATCAGCCAGCTCAAGGAGATGAAAGCTTTAGACAGGCTCGACGAGATACTTGAGGAGATACCGCGCGTCAGGGAAGACCTCGGCTGGCCGCCGCTCGTCACCCCAACGAGCCAGATAGTCGGCACACAGGCGGTGCTCAACGTCCTCTTCGGGAGGTACGAGAGGATAACCGAGGAGGTCAAGAACTACATCAGGGGGCTCTACGGAAGGCCGCCCGCTGAGATAAACCCGGAGCTGAAAAGGAAAGTTCTCGGGGACGAGGAGCCGATAAGGGAAAGGCCAGGGAAACTCCTTGAACCGGTGCTTGAGAAATGCAGAAAAGAGCTTGAGGGGCTCGGCTACCTTGAGAAGGAAGAGGACGTCCTCACATACTGCCTCTTCCCGCAGATCGCAAAGGAGTTCTTTGAGGCCAGAAAAGCCGGAAGGAAGGCCCCGAAGATGCCGCCCTCGGTTCAGAAGTTCAAGCTTTACGTTAACGGCGTCGAGTTCGAGGTCGGCGTTGAGGGCGTTGATCTTAGCGCCCTGAAGTACCTGCCCCAGATAGCCAACGCGAGCCGGGTTCAGGTCTCTGCCCCGAGTGCCTCTGTGCCTGTCCCGGCCCCCGCCCCAGCTCCTGCCCCGGCCGCGCCGGCAACCCCAACTCCCGCCCCAGCAGGAGAGGGCGCCGTCACAGCCCCAATGCCCGGCAAAATCCTCAAAATCCTCGTCAAAGAAGGCGACCAAGTCAAAACCGGCCAAGGACTCCTAATCCTCGAAGCAATGA
- the fba gene encoding class I fructose-bisphosphate aldolase: MDAYQNVGIRRRMARFFRRDGRALIFAMDHGFEHGPTDFEEHWEHVNPRIILRKVIRAGVDGVMMLPGLARIAGDELRPNVGLMIKLTSKTELRPKDDQLLQSQLGFVEDAVKLGADAIAATVYWGSPAEDVMMRQFAEIASYAHDLGFPVVQFAYPRGPYINERYGKKEDYRVVMYGARAAVESGADMIKTYWTGSRETFAKVVEAAAGVPVLLSGGAKTEKPVDFLKLVWEVIEAGGAGAVVGRNIFQRENPEPFIKALIKVVHRNEDPEEAAKAEGLL; this comes from the coding sequence ATGGACGCGTACCAGAACGTTGGCATCAGGCGTAGGATGGCCAGGTTCTTCCGCAGGGACGGAAGGGCGCTTATCTTCGCGATGGATCACGGCTTTGAGCACGGGCCGACCGACTTCGAGGAGCACTGGGAGCACGTCAACCCGAGGATAATCCTCAGGAAGGTCATCAGGGCCGGTGTGGATGGCGTTATGATGCTCCCCGGCCTGGCCAGAATCGCCGGTGACGAGCTCAGGCCCAACGTGGGGCTCATGATAAAGCTCACCAGCAAGACCGAACTCAGGCCGAAGGACGACCAGCTCCTCCAGAGCCAGCTGGGCTTTGTTGAGGACGCTGTGAAGCTCGGTGCAGACGCCATAGCCGCGACCGTTTACTGGGGCAGTCCAGCCGAGGACGTTATGATGCGCCAGTTCGCGGAGATAGCGAGCTACGCCCACGACCTGGGCTTCCCGGTTGTGCAGTTCGCCTACCCGAGGGGCCCGTACATCAACGAGCGCTACGGCAAAAAGGAGGACTACCGCGTGGTTATGTACGGCGCCAGGGCGGCCGTTGAGAGCGGCGCGGACATGATAAAGACCTACTGGACCGGCTCACGGGAGACCTTTGCGAAGGTGGTTGAAGCCGCAGCTGGAGTCCCCGTCCTTCTGAGCGGCGGCGCCAAGACAGAGAAGCCAGTTGATTTCCTGAAACTCGTCTGGGAGGTCATCGAGGCAGGCGGTGCTGGAGCCGTCGTCGGCAGGAACATCTTCCAGCGCGAGAACCCGGAGCCGTTCATAAAGGCCCTCATAAAGGTCGTGCACAGGAACGAAGACCCCGAAGAGGCAGCGAAGGCGGAAGGCCTCCTCTGA